The genome window CAATGACTCAAAGCTAATACAGAGCACTCAGAGTGCCTGAGTGGCAGGtcacaccacacatacacatcatACAATGACTGctcactagggttgggtaccgtttggatttttacgattccgatgccgtaccggtacttttaaaacaattttgattcctaaccgattcctaaaccgattcttgaaaaactgaaaaatgacatcaaagaaaggctgttttatggagtttttttaaaattgaaaattatttcagtttaacaatatattaacgttttaaagtacttatataataagtaaacataagtcacctaacacataactacaataatttaacaaataacagttgcactattaacaagtaataacaaaataaaagttgagttggtatgccaaccagcttcaaactttagcagttcttttgcagaaaaatgaccatatttgccttctctggcaagataagacacctctcctgacgtatggcatgtcctgcacaggagaaaactctctcagatggtgtccaagaggcctgtacacacaggtatgagtttgaaagggcagacaatttggggaggctgtcccgcctcccccaccaccaggctacagggtcggcagagcaagtgtaatatgtttactagtgatcacgtgcagtgaatggttaatatgcttttacgtccgttttggtgagcccagaggggaaatatggcattttaaaagtagcctacatttacaatagctagctaacggtagactacagagaaagtgtgatatttttacgtccgtttcggagcgtgtacaaaaagccgtctatcagcagtgattgcatgtcggagaatagcgcggacacgcgcttcacaccgcgagcgggcacgttcgccactcggcggaaaagggagaaagaaaaaagagtctgctgctgtctggagcgacagagggaaaatatttcagtcggaaccgaaatgtgcattctaatccggtccgaatactaccgtttgcgtaggaaccggttccatagtggaaccgggtttcggtacccaaccctactgctTATCAGACCTTTGTGTAAGGGCGATGCAGAAGTATGCACAATTACCAATGCTAATGTAATGTGTACACACtagattcttttttgggcttTCCCCCCcctatttgataggacagctaagtgagaaaggggagagagagggggagaagacatgcaggaaatcgtcacaggtcagattcgaaccctggaccgctgcgtcgaggcataaacctccaagtatatgtgcacctgctccaCCCACtgaccaacccggccaccacaCTAGTTAAtttaaaaggaaataagagaaatTGATTAATCAGAATGTTCATCTATGATGGACAGCCTCGGTTGACTGAGGCGGATTTAATCAGCTAGACCTAGAGTGTTAGAGGTTAACTAATGCGACATGACAGGTACAGGTATTTAATATAAAGAGTGATATGATTAATGTGGAATTTAACAGACAATGATGAATGATGAACACTCTTTAAATGACATATGACACTATATGTTCAGTTACAtttaatgcaaaaaaacaaaggatGTTATATgataatcatagactgtataaaatatggacAAAGTCTCTGTAACGTCCCCCATAGGTTTCTTAAGAGCCCAAATGAAGCTCGCCAACTTTAGTAGGTAGGCAATTCAaggaactgcagtttttggcacATCGCGTTGGCTTTATTTTTCCGACACCGGAGGTTGCCGGCTGCTTGATGATAAGGTTGCACACTGCATCATAAATCCTTGTTCTAAGCTGTTCATCTGTCCATCCAGGTGCAACTCCCTCTGAACCAAAGCCAGCCGGTCGGAGCCGTTCCCAGAAATCATCAGCAACAACCCAGAGCAGGAGCATTATGCAAGGTAGGAGATTGCGAGATTATGTGTTAGTGTGATTATCTATAGACAAACAAGTTAATGTTCTGTATACTGTACAACATTAACATGCCAGACCGAGGCATCGCAGAGAAAGCCGGaactcttattctattttatcaGTGTATGAATCTGTTCCACCTTTTCCTGCTCCACATCTTTCAATTTCTTCCTTGATTTCTCTCTTCTTTATACCTCCTTCTTCAGCATTTCAAGCTCCATCCCAGAGATCATCTCGGACTTCAACCACAACATCTTATGCAGATGTAGAAGTAAGTCAATTCacgacacacacagatgcagtaTGTAAACTGTACCATCCCCTTAACTTTGCTTCTCATCTTTATCCATCGCCAGATGACCATTGATGACTCAGATGAAGATATACCTGTAATGAAAGCTTCCCGACCCCCTCCAAGGTATGTTTGCGTTCGGGCCACAATGTGGTAGTCCGgtacattaaagcagccatattatgctcattttcaggttcataattgtattttaaggttgtaccagaataggtttacatggtttaattttcaaaaaacaccatattgttgttgtaccgcaccgctctctctcactgctgcagctcctcttttcacctggtctctgttttaggtacagagtgagacctcttttcttcttcttcttctgtactatctttgattgcacttgcacatgtgcagtagctcagatgtagatcatgtcagctagctagctccatagacagtaaaagaaaggttgtttctacaacttcagtcagttacaaggcaggattagctgggagacttctaaatgagggcacacatgtaagtagttattttgtagattatggtgaacttgtgtggtgttgtagcagtgctttgctattgagaacgaggtagcatgctagcgttagcatgctagcgttagcattagcgttagcattagcgttagctacgacctaatggttgcggttagccagctcgtttcggcttgtgacgtcacaagccgtgccgattttgaacagctcacccagagactgaaggcaggacacattcagaaaccgtatctcactctaaacaccatggatggattttttttcaaagtttgtatgtgtgtggaagcaccagagacacaacataacaccccaaatcccagaaaaagtgattttttcataatatgggcactttaataaaaaaaaaaaaaaactgtacacaTAGCTGTCCATACTGCATTCACCCACTCTGTCCCTAACTTCGTATTTTAAATTTGCTTGTCATCATGTGTTTTAACTCGGCTCCTTCTCTGCTTACCACAGACCAGCATCGTCGTCATCTTCCTTCACCAAGTACAGCTCTCAGAGCCAGAGCCAGTCATCTAAAGGAATTGCATTTGAtgacagtgatgatgatgaggtAAAAAGAGATCAAAAAATGAAATTATGGAAATTTGATGATCTGAATTCCTGATCTCTTTGTGTTACATCCTTAACAGAAATATATACCCCTACACTTAATCACCCAtaatcatatttatttatatttgcttGGCAAAAATGACCTTGACTAAACTTGATTATCTGAATTTTTCAGTTTTCCCTGATAAATGTGTTAATGCTTTTTCTATCttaaactttttcttttcttgataCAGGATGATCCATTCAAAGGCCCCAGTCGTTCACGGAGATAACCATAAGTGCATTTATTATGTAACAGTTAATGTTAATTAGCAAGTGAGCTGCTGCAGTGTTGTTCTGAAGGACTTCAAGTGCATGTTTCAGTTTTCTCATTACTCAGTCTTCCTAATGTTGACAATAACTAATTAAGTTGATCAGCTACTGCTTCGGGTAAAACTATACAATCAATCTGTTTTGGTGAAAGGGATAGGCTAAAGGGGGACCGGGAGGAGTTGGCTTCCAGACAAGATTTGCTGCACGTAGTCTGCGATTCACAACCTCATTTGTTAGCCAGCACCTGAACCTACCTACTGGTGCAGCACATCTGCTACTGTACATCAACACTGATCAGAGTTGGGTGTTATTAGGTTTTGTAGTACTCTGATATTCAGGaaattataaatgttttttcatACATAATCAACTGTCTGTTTCTTTTAATTATCATCTGTCCTGTGGCTGCAATACAgagttcaaaattaacttttgtccactagccaaatggctagtgaatgttcaaattttacgaGCCACTCAATacattaccattgttttttaggctagtgagtgaagcaaatctaccagccagtttcatattttaccagcatttggctagtagatggtgctaattttgaactcTGGCTGCAAAGTCATAGAAATAAAGAGCTTATAGAGCAATACATAGTCAAATGTGGCACCAAAAAGTAATTATCCCTCTTTCCATCCTATGCCGTGTTTCGTCACTTCTTTGGAACAAATTTTTCCGATAGACATTTTAGGGGTCCAAACAATATTATGCCCCATATTTTTTCCCACTGTGTTGCTGCTAAAACTGGTTCTGTAACAGTTAAAGTTAAAACCAAAGTGTAAGGTCGTTGGAAAagtggtcacacacacacaaaatgacatCTATCTGCCACAGGGGGTCAGTATAATAAAGTTCTAGATATAGGGTGACAGTGGAAGAATCCAACTTTCTTGCACAATACCTTGTCATTTTAAGGTATTTTCCAACAATTTACATAAATTCTGTTGGCCAGAGGGTGTGTGTTTGGGAGGACGACATTGAATGGAACAAGGGATCCAGTTTCCAGCACATAAGTTTGCAAAGAATATCAAGTCAATTGAGTGACAAAACAATCATGCCAAGTTGAAGAATgtctatatttacatttaaaaattacAATATGGAAAGCAACAAAATGTACCATATACAGTCAAATGTTATCACTCACCAAACCTCAAAGAAATGCTAATCCTGTACAACTATTTCATAATCATACCACATGTGAACTtctgtttaataaaaaataaaaaaggtagaTGTATTCTTTTACTTTGCATGAAATGATTAATTTGAAATTAAGAAATTGCAGGGTTTTGCCTGAGTGcacacattttacaaaatgtacCTACTTTAATCTCTGTTGCTACAGACTATAGGAAGttacatttatctttttagCTGTAAATGCAAAGACTCATTGTCCACCACTCTATATATTCTGGCCATGGTGAGTTTTTTGAAGGCACGCTGGATATCCGATTGCACTTTGAAACCCAGTGTGGTGGCATTATGAACACAACAGTGGTTTGAGTTTTAGTCGTCAGTGCATTAGTAACTCAAATCATCTGCACATACAGTAAGGTCATGTGCTTCTCACTTAAAGTGCACAATTGTGCAGTAAAAAAGGTGCATTTTCCCTTCAATAAGAACAAGCAGCAGGTCAACTAAATCAGCATCACAATGCATTAAACTCCTGGACTTCACTTATAATGGGGATATTAACCTGAAGCTTCACACCGACTtctgctgcctgtctgtctgactgtcaaCTTCCTTTACATTGTAGTTTTCTGTATAAACCCTCATAACACATTGGACACAGTAAATCATAGCACATAATCAAGTACATTATGTCTGAGGTCTGCCAGTCTGGTAAAATCCAAAATCACAGTTAAAACGGTTTGTACAGATATTGCTAACTCCTCACGTCAATACCAAATATTCTATTGTCATCCATTCCAACACGAATCAGACTGGCCCAGACTGGCCAGAGACACATTACATAAATATACTTGTCCCCTGAGACAAGAGCCTGAAATGGCACAATAACAACacttgaagtgtgtgtgtgtgtgtgtgtgtgtgtgtgtgtgtgtgtgtgtgtgtgtgtgtggctgtgtttaGCAGTTCATTTATGTTGCTGCTGAGATTGATCTTCAAATTCCCCCTTCCTTCTCCCATCTCCAGTCAACCATGTTGAAACAAAAGCTTTCTTTTAGTTTCACAGTGTCCAAGGTAGACTGGACTGAGTCTTGAGGTGGCTGCTCAGCATGATAGAGGACCTCAGGGGTTTTCCTGAAGGGAGGGATGAAGTTAAAATCGTCAGGCTGGGCTTTGTATGTATTGCAGTTCTCATTATTTTTGTCTATGACTCCAAGCAAcaattgtacagtatatatttatattttgtatatacTTTTCATTCAGTCAGTTTTAACttaaggtccacttactagcttttcaGGAGTTTACTCAGTTTGACAAACAGAGATACAATTGAATTGTGCAAATTCCATCCTCTTACTCTGTGATGCAGTAAAAAGCTACAGAAAAAGCTAGTAAGGAGACcttactagggttgggtatcgtttgggatTTTTCCGATaaagcgatacttttaaaacggtgctggTGCCTAAACCGgtattttttaagaaagttaaaaaaaaaaaaaaaaaaaaggtcctaaacagtcggtgacattaaagaacagcttgtttattgctaaggccatatggtcaaaattaaatgatttattaataataataataataataataataataataataataataataataatgtaataacaataacagctACACACcgttacgtcccgctgttggaatcctctacagtgaaatacaggaCACACTTTAGCATCAgcatttaactgtgtttaatccagctactagctagcggtaggctaacgttacctgctgtcaagtgtagcgtcaaagcgtaactctcgccaaaatgcaacctagggtctttttgtgaatgtacccaagtcaaactttcacttaaaagcatatttaggacggaatcggcacttttaagatttaccatatttttgtttttcggtcaaatggccttttgaatgggagagctagggacacttttatgctagcctcaaaatagctatttttaaaacactaagaaggctcgacacaacatgaaactttgctcaaagtattgccagggtctctacaccttaacgaaagcattgacaacattggttgtgtacacagagtttactaaaaaaggtttcgagcaactcactgtagctgttgtttttccggtcgccgtctatcgagccagtcaaaaatagtcgggggaggagagtaaagatggaaagctccaaaagcttagttccatataaatgcacggataattcgttgttttgttgttagtgaaacacaatattgaccttttagttgaaaaaggagcctcatataagaatgacatttcctccattcattcgcattcggagattgcctatttttgactgggaaaatggcggatagtgtaaacaacaactgctaatgtgagttgctcaaaacctgttttagtaaactaaaaaaaaatatggtaaatcttaaaagtgacgattccgtcctaaatatgcttttaagcgaaagtttgacttgggtacattcacaaaaagaccctaggttgcattttggcgagagttacgctttaactagcgtcacgtgcagcaatgcTTGCGTttcctctaacgtccgtttcggagcatcagagagaagcgcaggcatatcagtggcaccgaaatgaggcaccgaaattcggtccggtagataccggtcgttaaggcatcggtgccatattagcactgGGTCTCGGTACCTAACCCTAGACCTTACTGACACAGAAACAGCATTATTTGTATGCTGTACCTCAACGACTGTATGAATCCAGTTTAGCATCTCTTCAACGTTGCAGTAGACACCTGGCCTTCTCTCCCGAGCACAGCCAACACCCCAGCTCACCACTCCAACCAGATGCCAACGAGAAGAGGTGAAGTACACCAAAGGCCCCCCACTGTCCCCCTGGGAGTCATAATGGCACAACAACATCTTTATTAACATTTGAATATCCAAATCATTTACCAGTAGAGAATGTACTGGACCATTCTTCAAACTACCACTTATACTGAACAGCAGGCCTATAGTATAAattcaaatattattttttcttttgcagtATTAATCGATATTGATTGTAACAGGAAATGGTGGTTCGTTACCTGGCAGGCATCCACTCCCCCCTGCAGGAAACCAGCACAGATCATCCTTTGGGTTATGATACTACCATACACTGTGGGGCTGGAACACTGCGCCCGGTCTATCAGAGGGACAGAGGCCATCTGAAGTGAAGGAGAAACCTTACCTAAAAGGTAGAACAGGAATGCAACATTTGAGTTATAGTGGCCACTTCAGAGTTGTCGTCTTTTAATCTGGCAattgatgatgaggatgataaTAATGAAGTAGTGTGTAGGTTTCTCACCGTTTTCCTTCAGGTATCCCCAGCCAGTCACAGTCATGGAGGCTTCGGCAGGAAGGCCAAAGGCTTTAGGAGGTAAACAAATCGGCTTGCGGCCCACTAAAAGACAGGGGCAGTGcattcattatgaaaatgttagCCTTTAGGGTCAGTGTATATTTTGgtcattggattttcatttcattaacaggtattaaaaaacaaaaaacgagaggttatttgattttcgttttaaaatacaaaatttgaaatacaaggcatttttcgTTCTCATGGTCAAAAGTGGATGGGAGAAatttaaagcacccatattatgctcattttcaggttcataattgtattttaaggttgtaccagaataggtttacatggtttaattttcaaaaaacaccatatttttgttgtactgcagtgctctctctcactgctgcagatcctcttttcagctggtctctgttttagctacagaatgagacctcttttcttcttctgtactatctttgattgcactcgcacatgcacagtagctcagatgtagatcatgtcagctagctagctccatagacagtaaaagaaaggctgtttctacaacttcagtcagttacaaggcaggattagctgggagacttctaaatgagggcgcacatggaagtagttcttttgtagattatggtgaacttgtgtgtgttgtagaagtactttgctattgagaacgaggtagcatgctagcgttagcacactaacgctacaagctaatggttccggttagccagctcgtttcggcttgtgacaccacaagccgtgccgattttgaacagctcacccggagactgaagacaggacacattcagaaaccgtatctcactctaaacagcatggatggatttttttcaaagtttgtatgtgtgtggaagcaccagagacacaaaagtcCCAATAATCccagaaagtgattttttttataatatgggcactttaaaatatgctttgattttcattttctatttcatataacaaaaaataaaatcactcaaATAGAAACGAAAAAAGGcttgttttttcatattcagagaccgGGCGTTGTCATTCCAATGCAACAGCGCCAGTGTAGGCTACCACTGCCAGTGTTGCTTTCAACCAAGGCTAAAATTACTTTGGAAACCTAACCTAACTCTTGATAATGCTTGGagggacttttatttcataatgtcacatttatttattaccctctccctgccttcctctgactctctgtctctacccgCCGCAGACAACTTCGCCCGAATAGAGTCAAACCAGCTGAGGACTTGACTTTCAGTtcacagctgtaacgttactgttacaTTAACGTTACAGCGCCAAAGTCTGGTCCcagcaaactttctgttgctgCCGTTAAGCTTGCTGATCTGGCAGAAAGTCACCGGCGATTCGGAATCAGATCATGGGGATCAGACCTCCagtgctgggtctaatgttataatgttcgctgcagctagctagcagctagccacCAGCCCTGTGACCTGGGTCCCTGGTTCGCTCTATGTTTGCTCCCTGGTGCTGACTGACTCTGGTCCGTCTGCAGAGCTAGCGTTACCGCTCTAGCTAAGATGGGAATCAGACGTATCTGCCGCACtcatgttttattcatattttcttttgtttgcagaTAGTGATATGCTTTGATGCACTGATGTCAGGCAGGCTTGCTAGTTGCTTTTAGTCTGAGTCTGTGAGATAACCAAACTCCCTTTGAATGTAACATGCAAATAAGtagagggaaataaataaaagtaccctaaaataaataaaagtaaaacatatctgctattgaactataatgactaatgcatatgtttatatgtattgcctcatttatgtatttaatgATGTATTTCATAGatatattaatgtatatttatgtaaagaggTGCAAAAAACGGATGATCAATCACTCATGAAGTTACAGGGTGCAGTTTCCCTCAACTGCAGCCTGGGTTTAGCAAAACTGGTAGGCTACACCGGTGctactcatggatgtattaagagaacgtgcTACTGCCTTGCAACATCCGGTCTCAGAATATGAAAAAACTGGcattttttcatttctgttttctagtgatttcattttttgttatatgaaatagaaaataaaaatcaaagcATGTTTTAAATTTTCACATTCCCTTTTgacaatgaaaaggaaaaaacgccttgtatttcaatttcaaattttgtattttaaaaacgaaaatcaaataaccattcgttttttgttttgtagtagatgttaatgaaatgaaaatcgactGACCAAAACATACACTGACCCTTTTTCTATTATTCTATTAGTTCTATTATTTGTTTTATGTCAATGTTttggcaaataaaaaaaaggtacaGTTAATGTGTTGATTCCACTATTCAAATTTTCCGTCTGAATTTGATCTATCGTGAAGTTTGCTGTTTCACACATACACCACAAGAGGGCAATAGAGTAAAGCCTAACTACTCCTTACTTGCCCTAATCAGAACTGTTCAGATTTAAATTTAAACTACAGCCTCTATAAAAGGTCAGTTAACCAATTTAATAAATAtaccaaactgtgtttttatgaGTATTAAATTAAACTCTAACCTCCCACTGTGATTGGGCTGCAGAGTCTCATCAGTGCAATGTCGTAGTCATTTTGTGCTGAATTGTAGTTTCCATTCACTATGACCCTGTCCACACAGGAACCTCCAAGTGTGCCCATGTATGTCTGGCCTGACACCACTCTCCAGCGACTCAGCTCCTTTTTACTGCTGCAAGACCCAAAAGAAGAGAGTGAGGGGAAAGTGTAAGCATAGGTTTATGTATTAGATGTTAATCACAAGGGAAATCCATTGGAAATGGTATATATGGGAACTATACGGACCCAGTAAAGCAGTGGGCGGCAGTGACAACCCAACTCGGTGACACCAGTGAGCCTCCACATGTGTGTTGGCCTCCCTGCTGCAGGCTAACCTGCCAGGGCCAGTCTTCAATGACAGCATCTGTACCCCCAACAACACGGTCCTCAGGGTGCACCTTTCCACAGTCTGATGAACAAAGTTATGTTGTTAAGATCATTTTCTTCTTTACTGTAGTCCATTTCAACCAAACTTTTATTCTATGACATTGTTTTATCCATCTTGATTCTTCTATTTCAACAGTAAAGGTCAGGCTAGAGTTTCATTTCCTCCACAAACTCTTTTTTGGATTGGTTGTAAAGAATGAAGGAAACTACTCATATGTTGCCAATACTGTAGACGTGTATGGGCTGTTGGTGTGAAACTAGTCAAAACAACCATGTCATCTTCCGCCCACCACCCATGAGCCCAACTGTGCCTTCTTAGGAAACTGTAAACAATGTCGGTGACAGAAGTTGGTTTtctaagaataaaaaaaaactcacctgAACAGGACAAAGATACCACAGATCCGGATCTGCATACACTGCTGTTGGATAAAAGGCATTCAAAAGTTACACATGAACAACAAATGGCTACACAATTAGTCAAACAAGATAGACAGTAAAATGTTGATCTAACTTCACCCCAATGCTGAACCTTGTCTCAGTTTCTCTTCTGCTTTGTTTGAATAAActacttgtctttttttttttttttattcactttcataggggacagagagaaaacaaaaaccatgggattttttgtcttttaggaACAGAAACTATGAGAAAAGACACATGTACAAAAGACATGAAGGGGGAGAACAAAATGTAAAAGCTGTAAGAGAGAATCCAAGTAAAATTTGTTCAAGCAAACACCGATAGGAACAGAAAATAAAGAGGGGGAAGAGAAGTGTAtaatgtgcttttattttttaagtcaaTAGCAAATGGGAATCAGCTCTCTGTCAACAGATGTGTCTGTCTTGACATAAAAGTAATGATCAAAGCAACAGCACACATTTAgagttttctgatgttttttttagattactTAAGGTCTGAGGTTAAAAGTGATTTTTCTATTTCATGAGAGATGTCTTCCTCACCGGTCAATGGTAGCCTGATGTATGGGTGTGTTCGTAGTCCCAGGCCTGACAGCTGTAAATGGTCCAGTTTTTAGGAAAGATGTCAGGGTGTCCACTGGGACACTGGTGTTACGAGGTTTACTGTTAAGACAG of Sander lucioperca isolate FBNREF2018 chromosome 5, SLUC_FBN_1.2, whole genome shotgun sequence contains these proteins:
- the tmprss4a gene encoding transmembrane protease serine 4a isoform X3, whose amino-acid sequence is MWTNAQVPLEESTRPLNSRQEVVPRPGLHRRPMTAPKTQKDKESKRKRVLLTVLAVVVLLGILVTAGYFIKELIESKYFFCKRSVKFIPIEEACDGKDDCAGGEDEITCLSSFTDNTTFPVRLMTEQLVLQVYSSGPGWRSVCSDDWTEQHTQTACKQLGYTYKPRNTSVPVDTLTSFLKTGPFTAVRPGTTNTPIHQATIDRVCRSGSVVSLSCSDCGKVHPEDRVVGGTDAVIEDWPWQVSLQQGGQHTCGGSLVSPSWVVTAAHCFTGSKKELSRWRVVSGQTYMGTLGGSCVDRVIVNGNYNSAQNDYDIALMRLCSPITVGVGRKPICLPPKAFGLPAEASMTVTGWGYLKENGKVSPSLQMASVPLIDRAQCSSPTVYGSIITQRMICAGFLQGGVDACQGDSGGPLVYFTSSRWHLVGVVSWGVGCARERRPGVYCNVEEMLNWIHTVVEENP
- the tmprss4a gene encoding transmembrane protease serine 4a isoform X1 — translated: MWTNAQVPLEESTRPLNSRQEVVPRPGLHRRPMTAPKTQKDKESKRKRVLLTVLAVVVLLGILVTAGYFIKELIESKYFFCKRSVKFIPIEEACDGKDDCAGGEDEITCLSSFTDNTTFPVRLMTEQLVLQVYSSGPGWRSVCSDDWTEQHTQTACKQLGYTYKPRNTSVPVDTLTSFLKTGPFTAVRPGTTNTPIHQATIDRSVCRSGSVVSLSCSDCGKVHPEDRVVGGTDAVIEDWPWQVSLQQGGQHTCGGSLVSPSWVVTAAHCFTGSKKELSRWRVVSGQTYMGTLGGSCVDRVIVNGNYNSAQNDYDIALMRLCSPITVGVGRKPICLPPKAFGLPAEASMTVTGWGYLKENGKVSPSLQMASVPLIDRAQCSSPTVYGSIITQRMICAGFLQGGVDACQGDSGGPLVYFTSSRWHLVGVVSWGVGCARERRPGVYCNVEEMLNWIHTVVEENP
- the tmprss4a gene encoding transmembrane protease serine 4a isoform X4, which gives rise to MTAPKTQKDKESKRKRVLLTVLAVVVLLGILVTAGYFIKELIESKYFFCKRSVKFIPIEEACDGKDDCAGGEDEITCLSSFTDNTTFPVRLMTEQLVLQVYSSGPGWRSVCSDDWTEQHTQTACKQLGYTYKPRNTSVPVDTLTSFLKTGPFTAVRPGTTNTPIHQATIDRSVCRSGSVVSLSCSDCGKVHPEDRVVGGTDAVIEDWPWQVSLQQGGQHTCGGSLVSPSWVVTAAHCFTGSKKELSRWRVVSGQTYMGTLGGSCVDRVIVNGNYNSAQNDYDIALMRLCSPITVGVGRKPICLPPKAFGLPAEASMTVTGWGYLKENGKVSPSLQMASVPLIDRAQCSSPTVYGSIITQRMICAGFLQGGVDACQGDSGGPLVYFTSSRWHLVGVVSWGVGCARERRPGVYCNVEEMLNWIHTVVEENP
- the tmprss4a gene encoding transmembrane protease serine 4a isoform X2; the protein is MTNAQVPLEESTRPLNSRQEVVPRPGLHRRPMTAPKTQKDKESKRKRVLLTVLAVVVLLGILVTAGYFIKELIESKYFFCKRSVKFIPIEEACDGKDDCAGGEDEITCLSSFTDNTTFPVRLMTEQLVLQVYSSGPGWRSVCSDDWTEQHTQTACKQLGYTYKPRNTSVPVDTLTSFLKTGPFTAVRPGTTNTPIHQATIDRSVCRSGSVVSLSCSDCGKVHPEDRVVGGTDAVIEDWPWQVSLQQGGQHTCGGSLVSPSWVVTAAHCFTGSKKELSRWRVVSGQTYMGTLGGSCVDRVIVNGNYNSAQNDYDIALMRLCSPITVGVGRKPICLPPKAFGLPAEASMTVTGWGYLKENGKVSPSLQMASVPLIDRAQCSSPTVYGSIITQRMICAGFLQGGVDACQGDSGGPLVYFTSSRWHLVGVVSWGVGCARERRPGVYCNVEEMLNWIHTVVEENP